In one window of Arachis ipaensis cultivar K30076 chromosome B06, Araip1.1, whole genome shotgun sequence DNA:
- the LOC107647280 gene encoding uncharacterized protein LOC107647280: MGATPFTERILRAKLPKGFDKPMDMKYDGTKDPQEHLTTFEARMNLEGATDAVRCRAFPVTLAGPAIKWFNALPNGSITDFHDISRKFMAQFATKITKAKHPISLLGVTQKQDESTRKYLDRFNDECLTVDGLTDSVASLCLTNGLMNEDFCKHLTTKPVWTMHEIQNVARDYINDEEVSQVVAANKRQHNNTQHGNPAPRHNPPPRENQRDHPKPTNTNRLSRTGKFSNYIPLTAPIT; encoded by the coding sequence ATGGGAGCTACTCCTTTCACCGAGAGAATCTTAAGagcaaaactccccaaaggtTTTGATAAACCAATGGACATGAAGTACGACGGAACCAAAGATCCCCAGGAACACCTAACgaccttcgaggccaggatgaacctagaaggcgCCACCGACGCGGTTCGATGCAGAGCTTTTCCGGTAACCCTAGCTGGACCAGCAATCAAATGGTTCAATGCCCTCCCCAACGGATCCATAACCGATTTCCACGACATTTCACGGAAGTTCATGGCCCAATTTGCAACCAAAATCACTAAAGCTAAACACCCCATCAGCCTATTAGGGGTCACGCAGAAACAGGACGAGTCCACGagaaaatacctcgaccgcttcaacgatGAATGCCTAACAGTCGACGGACTCACAGATTCCGTTGCAAGCCTCTGCCTAACCAACGGGCTCATGAACGAAGACTTCTGCAAGCACCTTACTACCAAAccagtatggaccatgcacgagatccagaacgtcgccaGAGATTACATAAATGACGAGGAAGTTAGTCAGGTCGTCGCTGCCAACAAACGGCAACACAACAACACCCAACACGGCAACCCGGCGCCCCGGCATAACCCACCACCTAGAGAAAATCAGAGGGACCATCCCAAGCCAACAAACACAAACCGACTATCTAGAACCGGCAAATTCTCTAACTACATACCCCTGACAGCCCCAATTACATAG
- the LOC107604839 gene encoding cysteine-rich and transmembrane domain-containing protein A has product MSNYQRLPQESYPPPGYGTPYPAPQGYSPPGYPTAPPQPPQQPSYHAYPPPPPPPPAGYAAYPPQPPPQYQGYQGYFNDGYPPQPQYQCEHHHHHHHNDTGFLQGCLAALCCCCLVEEIF; this is encoded by the exons atgagcAATTACCAGAGACTTCCCCAAGAATCATACCCTCCCCCTG GGTACGGAACTCCTTATCCTGCGCCACAAGGGTACTCGCCGCCCGGATACCCTACAGCACCCCCGCAGCCGCCGCAGCAACCGTCGTACCACGCCTACCCTCCGCCTCCACCCCCACCCCCTGCTGGTTACGCGGCGTATCCTCCACAACCGCCCCCACAATACCAAGGGTACCAAGGGTATTTCAATGACGGTTATCCTCCTCAGCCCCAATATCAATGcgagcatcatcatcatcatcaccacaaTGATACCGGTTTTCTTCAAGGCTG CTTGGCAGCACTTTGCTGCTGTTGTTTGGTGGAGGAGATTTTTTGA